Proteins co-encoded in one Pseudomonas beijingensis genomic window:
- a CDS encoding AraC family transcriptional regulator, producing MLHSHLTTLNAVSLVLSTFKSAGLPSDALLAGSGISAADLSRADTRITTNQEMQVCANAVALKRDIGLELGLRMHVSSYGMLGYALLTSATLGDALRLALRYPALLGTLFELSLDDDGKHIWFSASDYRENPALAVFNAEFCMVSLKVICNDLLGHALPLHAARFEHPAPDYQAHYTALFDCPVRFDSVDNAFAFDRHWLEQPLPLADPITHHAMAERCRRQNTEFTGRQAWLGRIRQLLDAQLDAAPGLEGLAEQMNCSARTLRRHLKDLGCSYQELLDELRFERAKQMLCEDQLPIYRIAERLGFSETASFRHAFVRWSGVAPSQFRA from the coding sequence ATGCTTCATTCCCACCTCACCACCCTCAACGCCGTCTCACTGGTGCTGAGCACCTTTAAAAGCGCAGGGTTGCCCAGCGATGCCTTGTTGGCTGGCAGCGGCATCAGCGCGGCGGACCTGAGCCGGGCCGATACGCGCATCACCACCAACCAGGAGATGCAGGTCTGCGCCAACGCCGTGGCCCTCAAGCGCGACATCGGCCTGGAACTGGGCCTGCGCATGCACGTTTCGTCCTACGGCATGCTCGGCTATGCCCTGCTCACCAGTGCCACCTTAGGTGACGCTTTGCGCCTGGCACTGCGTTATCCGGCGCTGTTGGGAACACTCTTCGAACTGAGTCTGGACGACGATGGCAAGCACATCTGGTTCAGCGCCAGCGATTATCGGGAGAACCCGGCCCTGGCGGTGTTCAATGCCGAGTTCTGCATGGTTTCGCTGAAGGTGATCTGCAATGACCTCCTCGGCCATGCGTTGCCCTTGCACGCTGCGCGCTTCGAACACCCGGCGCCCGATTACCAGGCGCACTACACCGCGCTCTTCGACTGCCCGGTGCGCTTCGACAGCGTCGATAACGCGTTCGCCTTCGACCGCCACTGGCTAGAACAACCCTTGCCCCTGGCCGACCCCATTACCCACCACGCCATGGCCGAACGCTGTCGCCGGCAGAACACCGAATTCACCGGACGCCAAGCCTGGCTGGGACGGATCCGCCAGTTGCTCGACGCCCAACTGGACGCCGCCCCCGGCCTGGAAGGCCTGGCCGAACAGATGAACTGCTCGGCGCGCACCTTGCGCCGCCACCTCAAGGACCTGGGCTGCAGTTACCAGGAGCTGCTGGACGAACTGCGCTTCGAGCGGGCCAAGCAGATGCTCTGCGAGGACCAATTGCCGATCTATCGAATCGCCGAACGCCTGGGCTTCAGCGAAACCGCCAGCTTCCGCCATGCCTTCGTGCGCTGGAGCGGCGTGGCGCCCAGCCAGTTCAGGGCCTGA
- a CDS encoding HAD family hydrolase, with protein MHYQTVLFDLDGTLTDPREGITRSIQFALSKLGIDEPDLTRLEHFIGPPLLQAFMQFYDFDEAKAWEAVNFYRERFKVTGLYENRVFDGVMPLLETLGGQGRQLYIATSKPWVFAREIARHFDFARHFKVIYGSELDGTRTNKVELIAHLLAEEGLDPASTLMIGDRKHDLIGAHSNGLDAAAVGYGFGSHEELSTERPAYHFQTVGELHQAFLRR; from the coding sequence ATGCACTACCAAACCGTACTCTTCGACCTCGACGGCACCCTCACCGATCCCCGGGAAGGCATCACCCGTTCGATCCAGTTCGCCTTGAGCAAGCTGGGCATCGACGAACCCGACCTGACCCGCCTCGAGCACTTCATCGGCCCGCCGCTGTTGCAGGCCTTCATGCAGTTCTATGACTTCGACGAAGCGAAGGCCTGGGAGGCGGTGAATTTCTATCGTGAGCGATTCAAGGTCACCGGTCTTTATGAGAACCGTGTTTTCGACGGCGTGATGCCGCTGCTGGAAACCTTGGGCGGCCAAGGGCGCCAGTTGTACATCGCCACTTCCAAACCCTGGGTCTTCGCCCGGGAAATCGCCCGCCACTTCGACTTCGCCCGGCACTTCAAGGTGATCTACGGCAGCGAATTGGACGGCACCCGTACTAACAAAGTCGAGCTGATCGCCCACCTGCTGGCCGAAGAAGGCCTCGACCCGGCCAGCACCCTGATGATCGGCGACCGCAAACACGACCTGATCGGCGCCCACAGCAATGGCCTGGATGCGGCAGCGGTCGGGTATGGGTTTGGCAGCCACGAAGAGCTCAGCACCGAGCGCCCGGCGTATCACTTCCAGACGGTGGGTGAGTTGCATCAGGCGTTTTTGCGGCGCTGA
- a CDS encoding 5-(carboxyamino)imidazole ribonucleotide synthase, with product MKIGVIGGGQLGRMLALAGTPLGMNFAFLDPAPDACAAALGEHLRADYGDQDHLRQLADEVDLVTFEFESVPAETVAFLSQFVPVYPSAEALRIARDRWFEKNMFKDLGIPTPAFADIQSQADLDAAVAAIGLPAVLKTRTLGYDGKGQKVLRTPEDVVGTFAELGSVACLLEGFVPFTGEVSLIAVRARDGEIRFYPLVHNTHKDGILKLSVASTDHPLQALAEDYSSRVLKQLDYVGVMAFEFFEVDGGLKANEIAPRVHNSGHWTTEGAECSQFENHLRAVAGLPLGSTAKVGESAMLNFIGKVPDSDKVLAIADCHLHHYGKAFKVGRKVGHANLRCADRATLAQQIIKVETLIAEQ from the coding sequence ATGAAGATCGGTGTAATCGGTGGCGGCCAGTTGGGTCGCATGTTGGCCCTGGCAGGTACGCCGCTGGGGATGAACTTCGCTTTCCTGGACCCGGCGCCGGACGCCTGTGCCGCGGCGCTGGGTGAACACCTGCGGGCTGACTATGGCGACCAGGATCACCTGCGCCAATTGGCCGATGAAGTCGACTTGGTGACCTTCGAATTCGAAAGCGTCCCGGCCGAAACCGTGGCCTTCCTGTCCCAGTTCGTCCCGGTCTACCCGAGCGCCGAAGCCTTGCGGATCGCCCGTGACCGCTGGTTCGAAAAGAACATGTTCAAGGACCTGGGCATCCCCACGCCGGCCTTCGCCGACATTCAGTCCCAGGCCGACCTGGACGCCGCCGTCGCCGCCATCGGCCTGCCGGCCGTGCTCAAGACCCGCACCCTGGGTTACGACGGCAAGGGCCAGAAAGTCCTGCGCACGCCTGAAGACGTGGTCGGTACGTTCGCCGAACTCGGCAGCGTGGCCTGCCTGCTGGAAGGTTTCGTGCCGTTCACCGGGGAAGTCTCGCTGATCGCCGTGCGTGCCCGCGACGGTGAGATCCGCTTCTACCCGCTGGTGCACAACACCCACAAGGACGGCATCCTCAAGCTGTCCGTCGCCAGCACCGATCATCCGTTGCAGGCCCTGGCCGAGGATTACTCCAGCCGGGTGCTCAAGCAACTCGACTATGTCGGCGTGATGGCGTTCGAGTTCTTTGAAGTGGACGGTGGCCTCAAGGCCAACGAAATCGCACCTCGGGTCCACAACTCCGGGCACTGGACCACCGAAGGCGCCGAGTGCAGCCAGTTCGAAAACCACCTGCGGGCGGTGGCCGGGCTGCCGCTGGGCTCGACCGCCAAGGTCGGTGAGAGCGCGATGCTCAATTTCATCGGCAAGGTCCCGGACAGCGACAAGGTCCTGGCGATTGCCGACTGTCATTTGCATCACTATGGCAAGGCGTTCAAGGTCGGGCGCAAGGTCG
- a CDS encoding gamma carbonic anhydrase family protein produces the protein MTLRTYQNHSPRLARGAFVDSTAVVIGDVEIGEDSSVWPLTVIRGDMHRIRIGARTSVQDGCVLHITHAGPFNPEGFPLLIGDDVTIAHKVMLHGCSVGSRILIGMGSIVMDGAVVEDDVIIGAGSLVPPGKRLESGFLYVGSPVKQVRPLTDKERAFFTYSAANYVKLKDLHLAEGYDRPESPT, from the coding sequence GTGACCCTTCGCACGTACCAGAACCACAGCCCACGGCTTGCCCGTGGTGCTTTTGTCGACAGCACCGCGGTGGTGATCGGCGACGTCGAAATCGGCGAAGACAGCTCCGTCTGGCCGCTGACGGTCATTCGCGGCGACATGCACCGCATCCGTATCGGTGCGCGTACCAGCGTCCAGGATGGTTGCGTGCTGCACATCACCCATGCCGGGCCCTTCAATCCGGAGGGTTTCCCGTTGCTGATCGGCGACGACGTGACCATCGCCCACAAGGTCATGCTCCATGGTTGCTCGGTGGGCAGCCGGATCCTGATCGGCATGGGCAGCATCGTCATGGACGGCGCGGTGGTCGAAGATGATGTGATCATCGGTGCCGGCAGCCTGGTGCCGCCGGGCAAACGCCTGGAAAGCGGCTTTTTGTATGTGGGCAGCCCGGTGAAACAGGTCCGGCCGCTGACGGACAAGGAACGTGCGTTTTTCACCTACAGCGCGGCGAACTACGTGAAGCTCAAGGACCTGCATCTGGCTGAAGGTTACGACCGGCCTGAATCGCCCACCTAA
- the aspA gene encoding aspartate ammonia-lyase, whose protein sequence is MSSAASFRTEKDLLGVLEVPAQAYYGIQTLRAVNNFRLSGVPISHYPKLVVGLAMVKQAAADANRELGQLSEAKHAAISEACARLIRGDFHEEFVVDMIQGGAGTSTNMNANEVIANIALEAMGHQKGEYQYLHPNNDVNMAQSTNDAYPTAIRLGLLLGHDALLASLDSLIQAFAAKGEEFSHVLKMGRTQLQDAVPMTLGQEFRAFATTLSEDLARLKTLAPELLTEVNLGGTAIGTGINADPRYQALAVQRLATISGQPLVPAADLIEATSDMGAFVLFSGMLKRTAVKLSKICNDLRLLSSGPRTGINEINLPARQPGSSIMPGKVNPVIPEAVNQVAFQIIGNDLALTIAAEGGQLQLNVMEPLIAFKIFDSIRLLQRAMDMLREHCIVGITANEARCRELVEHSIGLVTALNPYIGYENATRIARVALESGRGVLELVREEGLLDDAMLDDILRPENMIAPRLVPLKA, encoded by the coding sequence ATGTCCTCCGCTGCATCATTCCGCACAGAAAAAGACCTGCTTGGCGTACTCGAAGTACCAGCGCAAGCGTATTACGGCATCCAGACCCTACGAGCGGTGAACAACTTCCGTCTCTCCGGCGTCCCGATCTCGCATTACCCTAAACTGGTGGTCGGTCTGGCAATGGTCAAACAGGCTGCCGCTGACGCCAACCGCGAACTGGGCCAGCTCAGCGAAGCCAAGCACGCCGCCATCAGCGAAGCCTGTGCACGATTGATCCGCGGCGACTTCCACGAAGAATTCGTGGTGGACATGATTCAGGGCGGCGCCGGCACGTCGACCAACATGAATGCCAACGAAGTCATCGCCAACATCGCGCTGGAGGCCATGGGCCACCAGAAAGGCGAGTACCAGTACCTGCACCCCAACAACGACGTGAACATGGCGCAGTCCACCAACGACGCCTACCCGACCGCGATCCGCCTGGGTCTGCTGCTGGGTCACGACGCCTTGCTGGCCAGCCTCGACAGCCTGATCCAGGCGTTCGCGGCCAAGGGTGAAGAATTCAGCCACGTCCTGAAAATGGGCCGCACGCAGCTGCAAGACGCCGTGCCGATGACCCTAGGCCAGGAATTCCGCGCCTTCGCCACCACCCTGAGCGAAGACCTGGCGCGCCTGAAAACCCTGGCGCCTGAACTGCTCACCGAAGTGAACCTGGGCGGTACCGCCATCGGCACCGGCATCAACGCCGACCCGCGCTACCAGGCCCTGGCCGTGCAGCGCCTGGCGACCATCAGCGGCCAGCCGCTGGTCCCGGCCGCCGACCTAATCGAAGCCACCTCCGACATGGGTGCCTTCGTGCTGTTCTCCGGCATGCTCAAACGCACCGCGGTCAAGCTGTCGAAGATCTGCAACGACCTGCGCCTGCTGTCCAGCGGCCCACGCACCGGCATCAACGAAATCAACCTGCCGGCCCGCCAGCCAGGCAGCTCGATCATGCCCGGCAAGGTCAACCCGGTAATCCCGGAAGCGGTCAACCAGGTGGCATTCCAGATCATTGGCAACGACCTGGCCCTGACCATCGCGGCCGAAGGCGGCCAACTGCAACTGAACGTGATGGAACCGCTGATCGCCTTCAAGATCTTTGACTCGATCCGCCTGCTGCAACGGGCCATGGACATGCTGCGCGAGCACTGCATCGTCGGCATCACCGCCAACGAAGCGCGCTGCCGTGAACTGGTCGAGCACTCGATCGGCCTGGTCACCGCCCTGAACCCGTACATCGGCTATGAAAACGCCACCCGCATCGCCCGTGTTGCCCTGGAAAGTGGCCGCGGCGTGCTGGAACTGGTGCGCGAAGAAGGCTTGCTCGACGACGCCATGCTCGACGACATCCTGCGCCCGGAAAACATGATTGCTCCGCGTCTGGTCCCGCTCAAAGCGTGA
- a CDS encoding asparaginase: MNSLTYPAAQHVMVLYTGGTIGMQASAHGLAPASGFEARMRDYLHSQPELVVPQWRFREMSPLIDSANMTPAYWQQLREAVVDAVDVQGCDSVLILHGTDTLAYSAAAMSFQLLGLHARVCFTGSMLPAGVTDSDAWENLSGALVALGQGLAPGVHLYFHGELLAPTRCAKVRSFGRHPFKRLERQGGGVKASSLPAQLNYNQPKQLANIAALPLFPGISAQILDGLLGSGIQGLVLECYGSGTGPSDNPAFLASLERARDSGVVVVAVTQCHEGGVELDVYEAGSRLRGVGVLSGGGMTREAAFGKLQALIGAGLPVEEVRRLVELDLCGELS, encoded by the coding sequence ATGAATTCCTTGACCTACCCTGCCGCCCAGCACGTCATGGTGCTCTACACCGGCGGCACCATCGGCATGCAGGCCAGCGCCCACGGCCTGGCCCCGGCATCCGGTTTCGAAGCGCGGATGCGCGACTACCTGCACAGCCAACCCGAACTCGTCGTGCCGCAATGGCGCTTCCGGGAAATGTCGCCGCTGATCGACAGCGCCAACATGACCCCGGCCTATTGGCAGCAACTGCGCGAAGCGGTGGTCGATGCCGTGGACGTGCAGGGCTGCGACAGCGTGTTGATCCTGCACGGCACCGACACCCTGGCCTACAGCGCGGCGGCGATGAGCTTCCAACTGCTGGGCCTGCATGCGCGGGTCTGCTTCACCGGCTCGATGCTGCCCGCCGGCGTGACCGACAGCGACGCCTGGGAAAACCTCAGCGGCGCGCTGGTCGCCCTCGGCCAGGGCCTGGCGCCGGGCGTACACCTGTACTTCCATGGTGAGCTGCTGGCGCCGACCCGTTGCGCGAAGGTGCGCAGCTTCGGTCGTCACCCGTTCAAGCGCCTGGAACGCCAGGGCGGTGGCGTCAAAGCCTCCTCGTTGCCGGCGCAGTTGAACTACAACCAGCCCAAGCAACTGGCGAACATCGCGGCGCTGCCGCTGTTTCCCGGCATCAGTGCACAGATCCTCGATGGCCTGCTCGGCAGCGGTATCCAGGGCCTGGTGCTGGAGTGCTACGGCAGCGGCACCGGGCCGAGCGACAACCCGGCCTTCCTCGCCAGCCTCGAGCGGGCGCGGGACAGCGGCGTAGTGGTCGTGGCGGTAACCCAATGCCATGAAGGGGGCGTCGAGCTGGACGTGTATGAAGCCGGTAGCCGCTTGCGCGGTGTCGGCGTGCTGTCCGGCGGCGGCATGACCCGCGAGGCCGCGTTCGGCAAGTTGCAGGCGTTGATTGGCGCCGGCCTGCCGGTGGAAGAGGTTCGGCGGCTGGTAGAACTGGACCTGTGCGGCGAGCTGAGCTGA
- a CDS encoding alanine/glycine:cation symporter family protein yields the protein MLEVINDFLSGKVLIVLIVGLGSYFTIRSRFVQFRHFFHMFTVFRDSLKSSTDQLSSFQALMLSLAGRVGAGNIAGVGIAVTLGGPGAVFWMWVTALVGMSSSFFECSLGQLYKRCDSEGQYRGGPSYYIQHGLQKRWLGMIMAFLLLVTFGFAFNGLQAHAVTHSLNNAFGFDTTYTGLGLAVLLGLVFIGGIKRIAKVADLLVPVKTLAYIAVTLYVIVLQFEHVPGMLATIVKSAFGLDQAFGGLIGSAIVMGVKRGVFANEAGLGSAPNVAAVASVEHPVAQGVVQAFSVFLDTFVICTCTALLILLSGFYTPGFEGDGIALTQNSLAAVVGDWGRIFISVALSLFVFTSILYNYYLGENNLRFMMGDNRKVLMGYRALVLVLIFWGAIENLGTVFAFADITMTLLAFVNLIALFLLFKVGMRILRDYDDQRSAGIKVPVFDSSKFPDLDLDRNAWPATPSAPVTKPDAATAGVAAAQR from the coding sequence ATGCTCGAAGTCATCAACGACTTCCTCTCAGGGAAAGTGCTGATCGTGCTCATTGTCGGGCTCGGAAGCTACTTCACGATCCGCTCGCGTTTCGTCCAGTTCCGTCACTTCTTCCACATGTTCACGGTGTTCCGTGACAGCCTGAAAAGCAGCACTGACCAGCTCAGTTCCTTCCAGGCCCTGATGCTCAGCCTGGCCGGCCGTGTCGGCGCGGGCAACATCGCCGGTGTCGGCATCGCCGTGACCCTCGGCGGTCCTGGTGCGGTGTTCTGGATGTGGGTAACCGCTCTGGTCGGTATGTCCAGCAGCTTCTTCGAGTGCTCCCTCGGCCAGCTCTACAAGCGCTGCGACTCCGAAGGCCAGTATCGTGGCGGCCCGTCCTATTACATCCAGCACGGCCTGCAGAAACGCTGGTTGGGCATGATCATGGCGTTCCTGCTGCTGGTCACCTTCGGCTTCGCCTTCAACGGCCTGCAAGCCCACGCGGTTACCCATTCCCTGAACAACGCCTTCGGCTTTGACACCACCTACACCGGCCTCGGCCTGGCGGTGCTGCTGGGCCTGGTGTTCATCGGCGGAATCAAGCGCATCGCCAAGGTTGCCGACCTGCTGGTACCGGTCAAGACCCTGGCGTATATCGCCGTGACCCTCTACGTGATCGTGCTGCAGTTCGAACACGTACCGGGCATGCTGGCGACTATCGTCAAGAGCGCCTTCGGTCTGGACCAAGCCTTCGGCGGCCTGATCGGCAGCGCCATCGTCATGGGCGTCAAGCGTGGCGTGTTCGCCAACGAAGCCGGCCTGGGCAGTGCGCCTAACGTCGCCGCCGTCGCGTCGGTCGAACACCCGGTCGCCCAAGGCGTGGTCCAGGCGTTCAGCGTGTTCCTGGACACCTTCGTGATCTGCACCTGCACCGCGCTGCTGATCCTGCTGTCGGGCTTCTACACCCCGGGCTTCGAAGGCGACGGCATTGCCCTGACCCAGAACTCCCTGGCGGCCGTCGTGGGTGACTGGGGCCGGATATTCATCTCCGTGGCCCTGTCGTTGTTCGTGTTCACCTCGATCCTCTACAACTACTACCTGGGCGAGAACAACCTGCGCTTCATGATGGGTGACAATCGCAAGGTCCTGATGGGCTACCGTGCGCTGGTCCTGGTCCTGATTTTCTGGGGCGCCATCGAAAACCTCGGCACCGTGTTCGCGTTCGCCGACATCACCATGACCCTGCTGGCGTTCGTGAACCTGATCGCGCTGTTCCTGCTGTTCAAGGTCGGCATGCGCATCCTGCGTGACTACGATGACCAGCGTTCGGCCGGCATCAAGGTACCTGTGTTCGACTCCAGCAAGTTCCCGGACCTGGACCTGGACCGCAACGCATGGCCAGCTACCCCGTCGGCACCGGTTACCAAGCCTGACGCCGCGACTGCTGGCGTGGCCGCAGCGCAACGCTGA